In one window of Sphingomonas glaciei DNA:
- a CDS encoding DNA-deoxyinosine glycosylase, whose amino-acid sequence MQQPLAAAGRVRPIAAAAGEQDREQAEDGEMEGPGHGGAANMIGALKHGLPPVVRADARLLVLGSLPGEASLQAGRYYAHPRNQFWRLMEGVAGEPLEGLNYGERLERLVERRIALWDVIHAARRSGSLDGAMREIEARDLTGFVAGLPELRAVAFNGGTAARLGRKALAGSSLALIDLPSSSPAYTLPFAEKARRWNALAGFLD is encoded by the coding sequence ATGCAGCAGCCCTTAGCGGCGGCTGGGCGGGTTCGTCCAATCGCGGCTGCTGCGGGTGAGCAGGATCGCGAGCAGGCCGAGGATGGCGAGATGGAAGGGCCGGGGCATGGGGGCGCTGCTAACATGATCGGAGCGCTGAAGCACGGCCTGCCGCCGGTGGTGCGGGCCGACGCCCGGCTGCTGGTGCTCGGCAGCCTGCCGGGGGAGGCGTCGCTGCAGGCGGGGCGCTATTATGCCCATCCCCGCAACCAGTTCTGGCGGTTGATGGAGGGGGTGGCGGGGGAGCCGCTGGAGGGGCTCAATTACGGCGAGCGGCTGGAGCGGCTGGTAGAGCGGCGGATCGCGCTGTGGGACGTGATCCACGCCGCGCGGCGGAGCGGGAGCCTGGACGGCGCGATGCGAGAGATCGAGGCGCGCGACCTCACCGGCTTCGTCGCCGGGCTTCCGGAGCTTCGGGCGGTGGCCTTCAACGGCGGAACGGCGGCGCGGCTGGGGCGCAAGGCGCTGGCCGGGTCGAGCCTAGCGCTGATCGACCTGCCGTCGTCGAGCCCGGCCTACACCCTGCCGTTCGCCGAGAAGGCGAGGCGCTGGAACGCGCTCGCTGGCTTTCTCGATTGA
- a CDS encoding glycosyltransferase family 4 protein yields MAPEDLRIALVSGNYNYVRDGANQALNRLVGYLLRQGAQVRTYSPTVAEPAFPPTGDLVSLPSIAAPGRPEYRIPLGLTRAVRKDLEAFAPNIVHIASPDISSHRAVSWARARKIPAVASVHTRFETYLAYYHLELLEPTVRAALRRLYLRCDALLVPAESTAAVLRAQRMNRNISIWSRGVDRAQFNPERRSLDWRRSLGLGDDELVVGFLGRIVMEKGLDVFAAVHDELVAAQVPHRVLVIGEGPARAWFEKALPNGVFVGHQEGDDLARALASCDLFLNPSITETFGNVTLEAMACALPVVAAAATGATNLVRDGETGTLAEPGDICAIAAAVAAYSADPELRARHGAAGLAFAKTQDWDVINASVLKTYARAIERRERLSRMQG; encoded by the coding sequence ATGGCTCCCGAGGACCTTCGCATCGCCCTTGTCTCGGGCAATTACAATTACGTTCGCGACGGCGCCAACCAGGCGCTCAACCGGCTCGTCGGCTATCTGCTGCGCCAGGGCGCCCAGGTCCGCACCTATTCGCCGACCGTCGCCGAGCCGGCCTTCCCGCCGACCGGAGACCTCGTCTCGCTGCCTTCGATCGCGGCGCCCGGGCGGCCCGAATATCGCATCCCCCTCGGCCTGACCCGCGCGGTGCGCAAGGACCTCGAAGCGTTCGCGCCCAATATCGTCCATATCGCCAGCCCCGACATCAGCTCGCACCGCGCGGTCAGCTGGGCCCGCGCGCGCAAGATCCCGGCGGTCGCCTCGGTCCACACCCGGTTCGAGACCTACCTCGCTTATTATCACCTCGAACTGCTCGAACCGACCGTCCGCGCCGCCCTCCGCCGCCTGTATTTGCGCTGCGACGCGCTGTTGGTCCCCGCCGAATCCACCGCCGCCGTGCTCCGCGCCCAGCGGATGAACCGCAACATCTCGATCTGGTCGCGCGGCGTCGACCGCGCCCAGTTCAATCCCGAGCGGCGAAGCCTCGACTGGCGCCGCAGCCTCGGCCTCGGCGACGACGAGCTGGTGGTTGGCTTTCTCGGCCGGATCGTCATGGAAAAGGGCCTCGACGTGTTCGCCGCCGTCCATGACGAGCTGGTCGCCGCCCAGGTCCCCCACCGCGTGCTGGTGATCGGCGAAGGCCCTGCCCGCGCCTGGTTCGAGAAGGCACTGCCCAACGGCGTCTTCGTCGGCCACCAGGAGGGGGACGACCTCGCCCGCGCGCTTGCCAGCTGCGACCTGTTCCTCAATCCCTCGATCACCGAGACCTTCGGCAACGTCACGCTCGAAGCCATGGCCTGCGCCCTGCCGGTGGTCGCTGCCGCCGCCACCGGCGCCACCAACCTCGTGCGCGACGGAGAGACGGGCACGTTGGCTGAGCCGGGCGACATCTGCGCCATCGCTGCCGCGGTCGCCGCTTATTCCGCTGACCCGGAGCTACGCGCGCGCCACGGTGCGGCCGGCCTAGCCTTTGCAAAGACCCAGGATTGGGACGTGATCAACGCGTCGGTACTCAAGACCTACGCCCGAGCGATCGAACGCCGCGAGCGGCTCAGCCGCATGCAGGGCTAG
- the dnaA gene encoding chromosomal replication initiator protein DnaA, with amino-acid sequence MDQGRGSDAELAGAGDSSPLSAAWAAIRTGLRRDCGARTFDGWLKPAELGAFDPESGNLELVMPSQFMADWVRSHFGERLQLAWRTTLPIVREVRVVACEGGPRPAPLLILDEEPLPVERAAAAAAHPRPAFDPRYSFGSFIVGKANEVAATAAKTLAEAPTVTFNPLFLHGGTGRGKTHLLHALGQRFLELNPAAQVVMMSAEKFMVEFVRAIRENDTIGFKQRLRSADLLLIDDVQFIAGKESTQEEFFHTMNEIINAGKRLVITSDRAPQDLDGIAPRILSRLSWGLVADINAADLELRYNILLAKLALLPGISMADNVVDFLARRLTNSIRELEGALNRIGAYALMTGRTIDLAFVEEVLANVLRANQRRISIDEIQTRVADHYCIRKAEMVSARRAREVARPRQVAMYLSKQLTPKSLPDIGRRFGGRDHTTVIHAVKQIEKLRASDPDIDAAIRLLTRQLEG; translated from the coding sequence TTGGATCAGGGACGGGGTAGCGATGCGGAGCTGGCGGGTGCCGGCGACAGCTCGCCGCTCAGCGCCGCCTGGGCCGCGATCCGGACCGGCCTTCGCCGCGATTGCGGCGCGCGGACCTTCGATGGCTGGCTGAAGCCCGCCGAACTGGGCGCGTTCGATCCCGAATCGGGCAACCTCGAGCTGGTGATGCCGAGCCAATTCATGGCCGACTGGGTGCGCAGCCACTTCGGCGAGCGGCTGCAGCTGGCCTGGCGCACGACCTTGCCGATCGTGCGTGAAGTGCGGGTGGTCGCCTGCGAAGGCGGCCCTCGTCCCGCGCCGCTGCTGATCCTCGACGAGGAGCCGTTGCCGGTCGAGCGCGCTGCCGCCGCCGCGGCGCATCCGCGTCCGGCGTTCGATCCGCGCTACAGCTTCGGCAGCTTCATCGTCGGCAAGGCCAACGAGGTCGCCGCGACCGCCGCCAAGACCCTGGCCGAAGCGCCGACCGTTACCTTCAATCCGCTGTTCCTCCATGGCGGCACCGGCCGGGGCAAAACCCACCTGCTGCACGCGCTGGGCCAGCGCTTCCTCGAGCTCAATCCCGCCGCGCAGGTGGTGATGATGAGCGCCGAGAAGTTCATGGTCGAGTTCGTCCGCGCGATCCGCGAGAATGACACGATCGGGTTCAAGCAGCGGCTGCGCAGCGCGGACCTGCTGCTGATCGACGACGTCCAGTTCATCGCCGGCAAGGAGTCGACGCAGGAAGAATTCTTCCACACGATGAACGAGATCATCAATGCCGGTAAGCGGCTGGTGATCACCTCGGACCGCGCGCCGCAGGACCTCGACGGAATCGCCCCGCGCATCCTCTCGCGCCTGAGCTGGGGCCTGGTCGCGGACATCAACGCCGCCGACCTCGAGCTTCGCTACAACATCCTGCTGGCGAAGCTGGCGCTGCTGCCCGGCATCAGCATGGCCGACAATGTGGTCGATTTCCTCGCCCGCCGCCTGACCAACTCGATCCGCGAGCTGGAAGGCGCGCTCAACCGGATCGGCGCCTACGCGCTGATGACCGGCCGGACGATCGACCTGGCGTTCGTCGAGGAAGTGCTGGCCAATGTGCTTCGCGCCAACCAGCGGCGGATCAGCATCGACGAGATCCAGACCCGCGTCGCCGATCACTACTGCATCCGCAAGGCGGAGATGGTGTCGGCCCGGCGCGCCCGCGAAGTTGCCCGGCCGCGGCAGGTGGCGATGTACCTGTCCAAGCAGCTGACGCCCAAGTCGCTGCCCGACATCGGCCGCCGCTTCGGTGGGCGCGACCATACGACGGTGATCCACGCGGTGAAGCAGATCGAGAAGCTGCGCGCGAGTGATCCCGATATCGACGCAGCGATCCGGCTGCTGACCCGCCAGCTGGAAGGCTGA